Genomic DNA from Candidatus Omnitrophota bacterium:
CTGCCGGAGGCCCATTTCCCGCCGATGGCCTTGATGAGCTGGACGGCGGCGATGAGTTCTTCGGAGCGGATCTGGATGGCGTCGCGCTCCGCCTGCAGACGGGAGCGTTCGGAATCGATGACCTCGAGGAACGTGACCAGGCCCTCCTTGTAGCGGTGCAGCGAGATCTCCGCCGCCTGGCGCGCGGCGCCCAGGAGACTCTGCTGGGCGACGGACTGCTCCTTGCGCAGGCGGATGTCGGAGAGCGCGTTCTCCACCTCGCTGAACGCCGTCAGGACGCGCTGGCGGTAATCGGCCAGGGTCTTGCGGTACTCGGCCTCTTCGGCGCGCAGTTCCGCGGTGAGCCGGCCGCCGTTGAAAAGAGGGATATTGACCGACGGGCCCAGCGACCACTCTCGGCTTTCCCATTTCCAGAGGTCCTCCGCTTCGGCGCTGGCAAAGCCGCCGTTGCCGGTGAGCTTCACCGACGGAAAAAACGAGGCCTTGGCCATGCCCACCCGCTCGTTGGCCGCGGCCATGAGCCGCTCGGCCTCGATGATGTCGGGCCGGTTCTTCAAAACGTCCGACGGGATCCCGGCCGGGATGTCCGGTACCGAAATCTTGAGCGGCGCGTGGGGCGTGGTGAAACTGCTGGCCGGCTGTCCGCACAGGGCCGCCAGCGCGTTGACCAGGTTCTCCCGCCGCCGGCGGGCGTCCACCAGGTCGGCCTGGGCCTGGGCCAGCTGGGTCTGCGCCTGGAAAAATGTCAATTCGCTGTTGATCCCCTGCTGAAAACGCAGGTTCAACATGTCCACGGCCTTTTGCCGGAGATTCACGGCCCCGGCCAGGGCGTCGATCTCCGCGTCCACCGCGCCGATGGAAAAATGCGTCTTCGCCACGTCCGCGGTCAGGGTCAAAAGCACGGTCCGGAAAGCCGCGGCCTCTGCCTCGGCCTCGGCCACGCCGGCTTCGAAAGCGCGGCGGACCTTGCCCCAGATGTCGACCTCATAACTGAAATCCAGCGGGGCCTTGAACGTGTTGCTGGTCCGGCTTTTCGTCAGCCCCACCGTCGAAGAGTTTTTGGAAGACCGCGAACGCTCGGCCGACGGGTTGGCCTCGATCTCCGGCCACAGGTCTGCTCCGTCGACGCGGGCCAGGGCGCGGGCCTTCTCCACCCGGGCGACGGCCGCGGACAGGTCCTGGTTCTGCGACACAGCCAATTCCTCCAGCCAGCTCAACTCTTTATCGCGAAAGATCTGCCACCATTTTTCCCTGAGCTCCACTCCGGCGGAAGGACCGGCCTGGTTTTTCCAGGCCTGCGCGGTTGTGACATCGGGCTTGCGGTACTGCGGGCCCAGGGCGCACCCGCTCAGAAAGGTCCCGGCCAACAAAATCAAGGCGGCATGTCCCGCGGCTTTGGGAGGAAGAATTTTCACCGGAATCCGGCGGTGGACAAAATTGTTAAAAAACACGTAAACCACCGGAATCAGGAACAGTGTCAAAAATGTGCTGGTGACCATGCCGGAGACCGCGGCCACCCCCAGGGGACGGCGGGCCTCGCCGCTGGCCCCGAACCCGATGGCGATGGGCAGGATACCGACGATCGTGGCGGCCGCCGTCATCAGGATGGGACGCAGGCGGATCAGCCCGGCCTGGTGCATGGCCTCTTTGGCCGGCTTTCCCTTGGCCAGCTGCTGATTGGCAAAATCCACGAGCAGGATCCCGTTCTTGGTGACGAGCCCGAATAACAGGATCATGCCGATCTGGCTGTAAAGATTGACGCTCATGCCCTGGATCACCCCGAACCAGCCGGCATTGCTGATCAGGCCCAGGAGCCACAAGCCGCCGGTCGCGCCGAACGCCGCCAGCGGAATGGTGAACATGACGGTGAGCGGATGGATCAAACTCTCGAACTGCGCGGCCAGGACCATGTAGATCACGATCGCGGCGAGGACCATGACGAAATCGAACTGCCCGCGGGATTCGATCAGGTCCCGCGCTTCCCCGGTCCACTCATAGCGGAACCCGTCGGGAAGGTCCTCCTTCAGGATGGCCCGCGCCTTTTCCATGGCATTGCCCAGGGGGATGCCGGCCGGAGATCCCTCGATGTTCGCGGAACGCCAGCGGTTGTAATGGTTGATCGCGCTGGGGCCGGCACCAGTCTCATAATTGATGACGTTGTTGAGCTGTATCAGGTCTCCCCGGATACTGCGGACATATACTTTTTCCAGGTCCGTGGGCGTGAGCCGCGACGCGCGCCCGAGCTGAACAATGACGTCGTATTCCTTGCCCTTGATGTTCACCTTGGTCAGGTCCGAGCCGCCGAATAGGATCTGCATCGTCCGGGAAATGTCCTCGACGTTCACGCCGACCGCGGCCGCGCGGTCGCGGTCGATGCTGACCCGCAGTTCCGGCTTGTTCATCTCGAAGGTCGTGCGCACGTTCATCAGGAAGCCCGCGCTGCGCAGCTTGTTGGTCAGTGCTTCCGCGTAATTGCTCAGGGCGGTCAGGTCCTGGCTCTGCACAACCAGTTGGAAGGGCTGGGAAAAACTGCCGCCGATGGACTTGGGGACGATCGGGATCACAAACGCGCCTTCGACCTCGTTGAAAAACCTTGCCGCCAGCCCGGTGGGGCCGCCGACAATGTCCCGCAGGTGGCGCTTGCGGTGGTCCTTGAGCCGGATGAACGCGAACCCCTGGGAGCTCTTCCCCGGGCCGCCGCGGGCCAGCGCCACCGCCGAGAAATACCCTTCGACCTCGGGGACCTCGGCGACGATCGACTCGAGCTTGCGCACCATCCGGTCGGTGTATTCGCTGGTGGCCCCTTCCGGGGCCAGGGCGATACAGAGCAGCCGGCCCTTGTCCTCGTCCGGCATGAATTCCTTGGGCAGCTGGGTGAGAAAAAACGCCGTCAGGCCGAAGGTCACGAGCGACGCGGCCACGATGGGGGCCGGATGGTCCAGGGTCCACTGAAGGGCGCGGCCGTAACGCGCGGTGGTGTTCTCCAGGAACCGTTCGAACATCCCCAGCAGACTGCCCTTGGGCGCGTGCCCGATCGGTTTCAGAATGCGGGAACAGATCATGGGGCTCAGCGTCAGGGCCACGAACGAGGAGACCATGACCGACATGGAGATCGCGATGGCGAACTCGATGAACAACCGGCCGGTCACGCTGGTCTGGAACGCCATCGGCAGGAACACCGACACCAGGGCCACGGTGGTCGCGATGACCGCGAAGCCGATCTCCCTCATCCCCTGCACCGCGGCGTCCATCGGTTTCATCCCCTCTTCGATGTGCCGGTAGATGTTCTCCAGGACGATGATGGAATCGTCGACGACCAGCCCGATCGCCAGAACGAACGCCAGCATGCTCACGATGTTGATGGAGAATCCCAGCGCGTAGAGAACGCCGAACGTGGAAATGACGGACACCGGGACCGTGAGCGTGGGGACCAGAGTGGAGCGGGAATCGTGCAAAAAAATGTAGATGGCGAGGACCACCAGTCCGAAAGCGATGAACAGCGTGCGCCAGACGTCCTCGATGGCGTGTTCGACGTAAACTGACTCGTCGTAAGGAAAGGCGATCTCGATGCCCTTGGGCAAGAGGTTCCGCAGGCGTTCGATCTCTTCCTTGACCGCCTTGGTGACCTCGATGGTGTTGGCCTTGGACTGCCGGACGATCCCCAGCCCGACGGCCGGTTTGGAATTGAAGCGCGCCGACGACTGCTCGTCCTCGACCCCGACCACCGCCATGCCGATGTCGGACAACCGGGTGAACGTAGAGCCGTCCTGCTTGATGACGAGGCTGTTGTATTCCTCGGGCGTCTTGAGCTCGCCGCGGGTCTCAATGGTCATGGACCGTTCCCGGTTTTCCACGACGCCGCTGGGCAGTTCGACGCTCTGCGTGCGCAGGGCCCGTTCCACGTCCAGCACCGTCACCCCGCGGGCCGCCATTTTCTGCGCGTCCAGCCAGATGCGGATGGCGAAACGCTTGGCCCCGCCGATGATGATCGAGCTGACGCCGGAGATCGTCTGCAGGCGATCCTTGATATTGTTCTCGGCGATCGTGGTCAGCTCCAGGGTGGAATAACGGTCGCTGAACAGCGCGACCCACATGACCGGCTGGGCGTTGGCGTCCTGCTTGGCCACGATCGGCTCGTCGATGTCCTCCGGGAGGCGGCCCCGGACGCGGGACACGCGGTCGCGCACGTCCTGGGCGGACACGTCGATATCGCGGGACAAATTGAATTCAATGGTGATCGTGCTGACCTGCTGGCGGGTTTCGCTGGTGAGCGTCCGGATCCCCTCGATGGCGGTCAGGGACTCCTCGAGGATCTCCGTGACCTGGGCCTCCACGACCGCGGCGCTCGCCCCGGGGTAGACCGTCATGACGTTGACGATCGGCGGGTCCACGTCCGGCAGCTCGCGCACAGGCAGGCGGGTCAGGCCGATGACGCCGAACAGGATGAGCCCAAGGCTCATCATCGTGGCCAGAACCGGACGCTGGATGCTGATTTCGGATAGTTTCATTACCTTAGCCCATGTTGACCTGTCGCAAAGGTTGTCCTCTCCCTCTCGACAGGCTGGCTCAAAATAAACGCCATTCCAGAGAAATGCAGTTTCCTCTGAACATCAGAAAAACTGCATGACATTAACTCACGCGTATTCACCGCAAAGGCCAGGAGCTTCCCCTCAACGGGTTGGACCAACCAACGGCTATTCCAGAAAAATGCAGCTTCCTCTAAAATTTCAGAGAAGCTGCATCGCAAAAATATCTTCAAGAAGCCGGGGCGGGTTCTCCCTGCCCTGGCGCTTCTTCCTTGATCTTCACCGGCGATCCGGGGCCGACCTTCTGGTGGCCCTCCACGATCACGTTCTCGCCCGCGGACAGGCCCTCGAGGATCTCCGCTTTTCCGGCGAGCCGTACGCCCACCTTCACCGGCTTCATCTGGGCCTTGCCCTCGGCATCGACGATGAACGTGAAGACTTCCTCCCCCCTGGGGATCAGGGCGGATTCCGGCACCACCAGCGCCCGGGGACGGATGCTGACGATCAGGTCCAGGTTCGCGAACATCCCCCGGCGGAGCTGGCCTTCGGGATTGGGGACCCTGGCCTTCACCAGGGCCGTCCGGGTCGTCTCCTCCACCTGCGGATCAATGAAATAGACCGCGCCGCTGAACCGATCTTCGGGATAGGCGGCCACGGACACCTGGATCTTCTGCCCGTCTTTGAGCTGGCCCAAAAAACGCTCCGGCACGCGGAATTCCGCTTTCATCGGGTCCTGGCTGATCAAATAGGTGAGCGTCGAGCCCTGGTTGACGAACTGGCCCAAGCTGACCTTGCGCTCGCCCATCACGCCGTCGAAAGACGCGGTGATCACCGTTTCCTTGAGCTGCGCCTTGATCAGATTCGCCTCGGCCTGCTTCGCTTCCAGGTCGGATTTGGCCTGGTCATATTCCTGCTGGGACACCGCCCCGGACTTAATTAGGGAAGACAGCCGCTCAAAGGTGGTCCCGGCCAGCCCCAGGTTGGCTTCGGCCTGGGACAGAGAGGCGTTGAGCTTGGCGGCGTCGATCATAAAAAGCATCTGTCCCTGTTGGACCGCCTGCCCCTCCTCAAACCCGATCTGCTCGATGACGCCCGGCACCTGGTTCTTGATCTCCACCGCCTCATCCGCGGCCAGGGTCCCGACCAGGGAGATCTTGTCCTCGATCTTTTCCTGTTTGACCGGCTCGGCGATGACGCTGACGGCAAATCCGCCGCCGTGCCCGCCCTTGTCCGCCTCGCCGCATCCGGCCAGGGCCAGCGCCGCCAGGCCGATCAGAAGAGAGTTCCGAAACATCACCACACCTCGCGATCATCGGTTGTATCAACAACCATTTTGTTTTTAAGGGAATTAATCTTTGACGTTCTCATAGATCCGGCAAAGGATTTTCTTGCACTGCCCGATCTCCCGGGGGCTGATCTTTTTCTGCGCCTCATTGAGGGTTTGCCGGACAACGGCGGCCAGCCGTTCCTGCAGGTCCCGGCCTTTCCGGGTCAGATAGATCAGTTTCTGGCGCCTGTCATCCTTGCTCGGGATGCGGACCACAAGATTGTGCCGCTCCATATTGTCGATGAGGCGCGTCACGCTGGCCTTGCCCTTGCACGTGGTGCCGGCCAGGTCCTGCTGGCTCTGCCCGTTCCGGGACCAGAGGTTGGTCAGGACCGACCATTGCTCGCAGGTGACGTCGTGCCCGGCGTCGGCGAAATTGCGGTTCAGCCGCGTGCCGAGGGCCCGCGCCGCCCGCGCCATGACATAGCCCAGGGATTCTTCCAGATTGTAAGGAGAAGGGGACATACGCGATATGGTTGCATATGCAACCTTCACAAGTATAGCCAAAAGCGCGGATTTGTCAAACGGGTTTTTGAGGAGGCGCGGCCGGCGACGGATCAGGGCGCGACGATCAGGCTGATGAGGCGGGGATAGACCTTTTCGGTCTTCTGGTAGGGCTGTTCGGGGTCGATCAGGTCGTGGTAGACCCCGTAGCTTTTGTCAAAGGTGAACAGCGTCAGATTGACGTTCGAATGTTTCTGCCACTGCCGGACAACGGCCTTGATGTTCGCCTGGTTCACAGCTTCGTCCAGGGCGTTGGTGATCACGACGATGGACCGGGTGCCCGGGGCGGAACCCTTTGCCTGCTTCAGGACGCACCATCCGAGCCGCATGATCTGGCCCAGCCCCCGCGTGGAAAAACGGCAATACGTGGACTGGGGGCCCTTGAACGCCATTTTTTCGTTCTTGTCCCACCAGAGAAACATGTTCGGCAGGGTCGCGGCGAGGTTGACCGAGGGCTTCCAGAAAATGAACGGTATCTCCTTCCAGCCCCAGAAGGGCGAGATGATCACCGCCTTGTCGACATCGAGCCGGTTCTGCGCCACCCAGCTTGTCATGTTCGCGCCCAGGGACAGCCCGACCACCGTGACATGCTCGCCGAGCCCCCGGGCGATGTCCACGGATTCGTCGCACAGCTTGACCATTTCCTCGGCGGTGAGGTTGGCGTGGTCTCCCGTCATCCTGTCCTTCAGGCCGTGGTGCGGGATACGGGGGATGAAAACATTATATCCCTTCTGAAAGAAGATCTTCCCGAGATCGGCGAACTGGCGGGGGCTGTTGGTGCTGCCGTGAAAAAACACGATGGCATTCGGCGTCTTTTTGCCGTGGCTCAGCAGGATCAGGTGCCCGTTGTCGGCGATGTCCGCCCCATCCTGGGCGTACATGGCCTTGACCCGCTCGACGCTTTCCTCGTAAGTCATGAACCAGGACGGGCTGGAGACAAGCGTTTCGGTCGGGATGGGCTTGACGCAAAGCCAGGCGATCCCCGCGATCGTCCCGAAAAAAAACAGGAGAAAGAGAACGGACACAATATTGAGTTTCTTTTTCATGAGAGTACCTTAGTTTTTATTGTACCCCCAACGCCCCTTTCCTCAACGGATTTATTGAGAAAAAACATTCCAGTTCACGCCCGGGACACCCCCTGTTATAATGAAACCCTGTCACTATTTTTCCCGGTCCCTCACGCAGAAACGTTCCCAAAGGCAGAACGGCAATGATCCGCAATCCGCATACCGCCAAGAGCATTCTCCTTATCCAGAGCAAGGTCGGGCGCATGGATTACGCGGGGCTGCGCCTGCCCGACGCCCTGCTGTCCATCGCGGCGCTTCCCCTGCAGAACGGCTATTCCGTCCGGCTCATCGACCAGCGCGTGGAAAAGGACTGGAAAGCGGCTGTCCGGGAGCACATCAACGCGACGGACGTCCTCTGCGCCGGGATCACCTGCATGACGGGCCCGCAGATCCGCTACGCCCTGGAGATCAACCGGTTCATCAAATCCCTGCGCCGGGACCTGCCGGTGGTCTGGGGCGGCGTGCATCCGAGCCTGTTCCCGGAACAGACCCTGCAAAACGAAAATATCGATTACGTGATCAAGGGCGAAGGAGAACGGACGTTCTTTGAATTCGTGGAGCGCCTGCGCAGTGAGGAAGGCATGGCCGGACTGCCGGGGCTCTATTACAAAGAGAACGGCGCCGTCGTCAAGAATCCTCCCCGCGGATACATCGAGGACCTCGATCAATTGCCGAACCTGCCCTACGAACTGGTGGACATCGAAAAATACCGGGCGTCGGGATTGTTCAAGGGACCGTCGCTGACGTTCTTCACCAGCCGCGGCTGCCCCTTCCCCTGCGCCTTCTGCTACAACCGCGTGTTCAACGAGGGGCAATGGCGGGCCCTGTCGCCCCAAGGTGCTGTCGACCGGCTGGAATACATCGTCAAAACATTCGGCATCCGAAAGTTCTTCATCCAGGACGACAATTTCATCATCCATATCAAGCGTTTCTGGGAACTGATGGGCGAAATGATCCGGCGGGACCTGGGCATCGAATGGGCCTGCATGGGCGTGCGGGCCGACACGCTCCACCAGATCGGGGAAAAAGGGCTGGAGATGATGGTGCGGGCCGGGTGCCGGGACATCGACATCGGCATCGAGAGCGGCTCTCCCCGCATCCTGAAACTGATCAAGAAAGACATCGACCTGGGCCTGGTCACGGACGTGAACCGCATGATGGCCAAATTCCCCATCAAGTCCAAATGCACCTTCATGATCGGCTTTCCGGGAGAAACGGACGAGGAAGTGCGGCAGACGGTCAACTTCGCCGTCCGCATGGGGCGGGAGAACCCGAACGTGTTCACGCTGATCTTTGTGTATTGCCCGTATCCGGGGACGGAATTATTTCAAGCGGCCGTCGAGGCCGGGTTCAAGATCCCGGAACGGCTGGAGGACTGGGCCGATTTCACGCCGGACGAATGGTATCTGAACAGGCCGAACTGGCTGACCCCCCAGCAGCGCGAGCGCTACAACAACATCTGCTTCGCCTCACTGTTCTCCTGCAAATCCGGCATGAGCAAGATCTCAAGCCCCCTGCTGCGCTCGCTGTTCGCACTCTACCACCCCGTGGCCAAATTCCGCCTCAGGAACAACTTCTTCCGGTTCCCGCTGGAAACGTCCCTGCAGAAAAATTTCATGAGCGCCGGCCGCAAACAGCTCGACGACGCGGACGCCGTTTAAACGGACTGCCGGAATTTCCAAACCAAGAGCTGACAGAGCCCTTTGAGGGCGAACGCGATCAACGGCCCAATTCCGACGGAATCAAACCCGGATCCTCGCCGGATATGCGCGACCTCGACCTCCGCCATTCTCATCCCCCTCTTTTTGCAAAGGACCGCCAGCATCAGGTTCGGCGCCAGGGCGTTTCCGGGAACGGACAACAGCAATTCCTGCAGCGCGTCCCTGCGGATCAAACGGAACGGGCAATTGGCGTCCTCGATCCAGGCCCCGAACAGCGCGAAATTCACGGCCCTGATCACCCGCATCAAAAGCAGACGAAAAAAGGGATCCTGCCTACGCTTCCTCACGCCGAGAACAAAATCATGGCTGTCCTTCAGGGCATATAACTTCCAGAAATCCCGGGGATCAAAATGGCCGTCGCTGTCGACCTGAAAAACAAATTCCTTCCCGGCGGCGTCGAACCCCTGCCGCACCGCGGACCCGTGCCCCCGGTTTACGCCTGAGAGGATGATCCGCAGGCGCGGCAGTTCCGCGGCCAGCTTCTTGAGAAGGGCCGGCGTCCCGTCCGTGCTCCCGTCATCCACCACGACCAGCTCGGAGTCCGGGACCTTCTCAACGATCTCCCGATAAAAGGCCCGGATCTCCCTTTCGATCAGGGACTCTTCGTTATAACACGGTATGACCACAGACACCGGCATCTCAAACCCTTTCGGCGATCACAAGCATCTGTCCGGCATAAAACCGGACGTCGGCCTCTCCCCCTATCGCCCGGGGAAGACCGGAAGGCAGAAACCGGAAAAACGGGACCGCCCCTTTCAGTCGAGCCAGGGCATAATTCAACTTTAAAACTTTATCATGCCGCTGAACCCGGAGGACGCGAAACCCGCCTTTTTCCAGAAGGGCCTTCAGAGTAGGACGCGTGAAGTAATGCAGATGCATGGCCTCAATGAACCAGTAATGCCGCCGGAACAGCCGGCGGTATAAACTCCCGAAATCCGGCGTGGTGATGAGCAGCAGGCCTCCCGGCTTTAAAATCTCGCGCGCCTTGCGCAAAAAAATCCGGGGGAACGGGACATGCTCCAGAACGTCGAACATCGTCACGGCATCGTATTCCCCTGCGGGAAGAGGGACATCTTCAAAGCAACCCTGGGTCACGGACAAACCCTTGTCCCGGCACACCCCGGCCGCCCAGCCCGACGGCTCAACGCCTTCAGCCGAGATCTCCCGGCCCGGGCAGGACCGCAGGAATTCCAGAAGAATCCCTGTCATGCATCCGACGTCCAGGATCTTTTTCCGTCCGCCCCGCGCGCGCCCGCATTGTTCCAGCCGTTCGAACGCCGGCTGGAATTCCTTAAGCCGGCTCGCACGATCTTTCTCGTATTGTTCGTCCGTGACCTGCTCGTAAAATCTCCGGTGGTCCTGCATCTCCCCGGCGCGGGCAAGACCGCAGCCCAAGCATTTCACCACCGGCCCCTTCTTCAGGACGGATTTCGTAATTTTAAAATCCGCGGCGGTCAGCCCCTCCCCGGCGCCTTTGTATAAAATCCGGTATTCCCCGGAGCCGCACAGTTCGCAAGCCGTCCCCGTCATAACAGACTCTCCCCGCCGACCCCCAGGATCCGGTCCACGGCCTCTTTGCCCTGGATGATCGAATGATCGACGTTGCCGACCTCATATTTCCAGGCCCCGAAGCGTCCGCGGCTGAAGATGTCCAGTTTTTCCAGCGCCGGGAGGATTTGCTCCAAGGCGGCGTCACGCGTCAACGTGGGAATGGGGTAGGCGTGGCCGATGTCAAACAAAAACCGGGACACGATCAGCCGGACATCATCTTTCTCCAGCAATCCGGCGCGGACCAATCCCTGGATCGTCCGCTCGACCACGTCCTCCTTGTTCTCCCGCTTGTGCTCGGAATAGGAAACCTCGCACAACAGCGAATGGTGCTGTTCATCCGGGACATTGTTCGGAGAGTAATTGGCGAGATACGTAACGCGGTAAAACGGGCAGTCGCCGCCGGGAAAATACATCCAGCACTTTTTATCGGGACACGGCTTCCGGACCCCGATCCCCACGACCAGAACGCTGTTGTGCTTGAGCTCCCGGCTGGCTGTCAGCCACTCCTCTCGGACATCGTCCAGGGTCGCGACAAAATGGTCCAGCGGCGAGGTATTGATCAGCGCTTCATACGCCAGGACCCTGCCGCCCGACAGAAAAACTTTTTTCTCCCAGGGATCGACGCGGACCGCCTCCGCGTTGGTCAGGATTTTTTCCGGAAAAAGCTCCCCGATTTTGTTGAATATCTCCCTCACTCCGCCGGCCACAGGATAACGGAACCGGCCATTCGGCCCCCAGCCGGTTCTCCCCGGCCGCGGCTTCCCGCCCGCGGAAGCGGCGGCGTCCTGGGCGCTGCTGACCCTGTCGGTCAGCCAGGACGTGCTCATCTGATCCAGAGGATGCGCCCACACCTTGGCGTTGTAAGGAAACATAAAATGCCTGGCAATCCCGTTTCCCATGTGGGTCAGGATCCAATGTTCAAAATTATCGTTTTTTTTCTCCAAGGCCTCGGAGGCCTTAAGCCCGTCCAGGCATTCCCTGCGGATGGCCTCAGGCAAATGATCCAAATTTTTTTGGAACGGATACGGGACCCAGCACCCCTCGACCCGGACCCAGGCCTCGCGCCGGATGTCCCGAAAACCGTTTTTCAGGACTTTATTCATGAGCCGGTCGAAATACGGGAAGCGCGAAAAAATGACGTGCCCGCCCAGGTCCCAGGTGAACCCGTTCTGGTCCCGGAAACTCGCGCAGAGGCCACCCAGATACGGGCGGCGCTCCAGGACGGCAAAATCCGCGTGCCCGAGCTCATGCAGCCGGTAAGCCGCGCCCAGCCCCGTCGGGCCGGCGCCGATAATGACGATTTTCTTTTTCATAAAGGAACTCACACCTGCCCCCATTCTACCTTTAAAGGGGCTTTTACGAAAAATGATTTTCAGCAAAAACGCCTCCGGAGCGCCCCGGCCCCGCCGAGGCATCATCGCCAGAGATCCTGAAAATTCCTTGGATGGCCCCGGGGCCGGCGCGTATAATGGAGAAAACCGTCCCGAGCCGTTCCCTATGCCCGTCTTTAAAAAAACCGCCGTCTTTCCCGTCCTGCTGGCCGGTCTCTGCCTCTGGGGCGCGCTCATTTATTCCAACACCCTGCGGGCCCCGTTCGTGTTCGACGATTACGAATTCATCGTCAGGAACCCCTCGATCCGCGGCGCCGACGGCGTCGGGCACCTCTGGGAACAGCCGCTTTACCGCAAACGTTTTGTCGCGTTCGCTTCCTTCGCCATGAATTACCGCCTGCATGGGTATGATGTCACCGGGTACCACCTGGTCAACCTGGCCGCGCATGGATTGACCGCGCTGTCCGTTGTCTGGTTCCTGCTTTTATTGTTCCGAACGCCCCGGTTGCAAAGGGACCCCATTTTTGAAAATCGCCACGCCATTGCCTTGCTGGGCGGCTGGCTGTTTGTCTCACACCCTGTCCAGACAGAAACGGTCACTTATATCAGCCAGCGCTTCACCGGCCTGGCCGCCCTGCTGTATTTATTATCGGCGTGCTGCTACCTGAAAGGCCGGCTTTCCGCCCATCATCCCCCGGGAAGCCGGGGATGGTTTTTGTTGTCCGCCGCGTCAGCGGCCCTGGGCATGCTGACCAAAGAGGAGGCCTTCACCCTCCCGGCCGCCCTTGTCCTGATAGAATCGTTATTTTTCAGGCCTCCCGCCGGTGAGAAAACGTCCGGCCTGAAACGGGGACTGCCGCCCCGGATCTATCTCGGGGGAATGTTCCTGCTGGGGTTCCTGCTCATGGCGGTCCTGTCCTTCAACATCCCGGCCATGCTGCTGGAAGACCGGCATCTCGGGATCACCAGCGGCAAATACCTGCTGACCCAGTTCCGGGTGGTCATGGTGTACCTGGGGCTGTTGTTCTTCCCGGCCGGACAGAACCTCGATTATGATTTTCCCCTGTCAACCACCCTGTGGGACGCGCCGACGCTGTTCAGTCTCGCCGGACTGCTCGCCCTGCTTGCGGCAGGCCTCGCGCTGGCCCGCAGGCATCCGCTGGCCGGATTCGGCATCCTCTGGTTTTTCCTGACCCTTTCGGTGACATCCAGTTTCGTCCCGATCCGGGACGTGATTTTCGAACACCGGCTGTATCTGCCTTCTGTTGGATTTGTGACAGCCCTCTGCGCGTCGGTTCTTTCACTCCCCGGGAACCGGCGCGCCGGCGTCATGGCGCTGATCGCTGTGATCGCGGTTTTTTCGACCTTGACATACCGGCGGAACGCGGTGTGGGCCGATGATGTGATGTTGTGGGAAGACACGGTCCAAAAATCTCCCGCAAAGTCGAGGCCGCACGCCAACTTGGGCATGGCCTACGCAAACCGGGGACAATACGACAAAGCGGTCGCCGAATACCACCGGGCTCTGGAGTTGGACAGCGGCAGGGACAAACGCGTGACCGCGCAAATCCACGTGAATCTGGCAGGCGTTTATGGGGCGCTCGGACGTTATCAGGACATGATTTCCATCTGCCGGAAATCCGTCGAATTCCTTCCGAAAAACGCCCAGGCTTACAGCCATCTGGCGTATGCCCATCTCATGACA
This window encodes:
- a CDS encoding FAD-dependent oxidoreductase, producing MKKKIVIIGAGPTGLGAAYRLHELGHADFAVLERRPYLGGLCASFRDQNGFTWDLGGHVIFSRFPYFDRLMNKVLKNGFRDIRREAWVRVEGCWVPYPFQKNLDHLPEAIRRECLDGLKASEALEKKNDNFEHWILTHMGNGIARHFMFPYNAKVWAHPLDQMSTSWLTDRVSSAQDAAASAGGKPRPGRTGWGPNGRFRYPVAGGVREIFNKIGELFPEKILTNAEAVRVDPWEKKVFLSGGRVLAYEALINTSPLDHFVATLDDVREEWLTASRELKHNSVLVVGIGVRKPCPDKKCWMYFPGGDCPFYRVTYLANYSPNNVPDEQHHSLLCEVSYSEHKRENKEDVVERTIQGLVRAGLLEKDDVRLIVSRFLFDIGHAYPIPTLTRDAALEQILPALEKLDIFSRGRFGAWKYEVGNVDHSIIQGKEAVDRILGVGGESLL
- a CDS encoding methyltransferase domain-containing protein — protein: MTGTACELCGSGEYRILYKGAGEGLTAADFKITKSVLKKGPVVKCLGCGLARAGEMQDHRRFYEQVTDEQYEKDRASRLKEFQPAFERLEQCGRARGGRKKILDVGCMTGILLEFLRSCPGREISAEGVEPSGWAAGVCRDKGLSVTQGCFEDVPLPAGEYDAVTMFDVLEHVPFPRIFLRKAREILKPGGLLLITTPDFGSLYRRLFRRHYWFIEAMHLHYFTRPTLKALLEKGGFRVLRVQRHDKVLKLNYALARLKGAVPFFRFLPSGLPRAIGGEADVRFYAGQMLVIAERV
- a CDS encoding radical SAM protein, whose product is MIRNPHTAKSILLIQSKVGRMDYAGLRLPDALLSIAALPLQNGYSVRLIDQRVEKDWKAAVREHINATDVLCAGITCMTGPQIRYALEINRFIKSLRRDLPVVWGGVHPSLFPEQTLQNENIDYVIKGEGERTFFEFVERLRSEEGMAGLPGLYYKENGAVVKNPPRGYIEDLDQLPNLPYELVDIEKYRASGLFKGPSLTFFTSRGCPFPCAFCYNRVFNEGQWRALSPQGAVDRLEYIVKTFGIRKFFIQDDNFIIHIKRFWELMGEMIRRDLGIEWACMGVRADTLHQIGEKGLEMMVRAGCRDIDIGIESGSPRILKLIKKDIDLGLVTDVNRMMAKFPIKSKCTFMIGFPGETDEEVRQTVNFAVRMGRENPNVFTLIFVYCPYPGTELFQAAVEAGFKIPERLEDWADFTPDEWYLNRPNWLTPQQRERYNNICFASLFSCKSGMSKISSPLLRSLFALYHPVAKFRLRNNFFRFPLETSLQKNFMSAGRKQLDDADAV
- a CDS encoding glycosyltransferase family 2 protein, translated to MPVSVVIPCYNEESLIEREIRAFYREIVEKVPDSELVVVDDGSTDGTPALLKKLAAELPRLRIILSGVNRGHGSAVRQGFDAAGKEFVFQVDSDGHFDPRDFWKLYALKDSHDFVLGVRKRRQDPFFRLLLMRVIRAVNFALFGAWIEDANCPFRLIRRDALQELLLSVPGNALAPNLMLAVLCKKRGMRMAEVEVAHIRRGSGFDSVGIGPLIAFALKGLCQLLVWKFRQSV
- a CDS encoding alpha/beta fold hydrolase encodes the protein MKKKLNIVSVLFLLFFFGTIAGIAWLCVKPIPTETLVSSPSWFMTYEESVERVKAMYAQDGADIADNGHLILLSHGKKTPNAIVFFHGSTNSPRQFADLGKIFFQKGYNVFIPRIPHHGLKDRMTGDHANLTAEEMVKLCDESVDIARGLGEHVTVVGLSLGANMTSWVAQNRLDVDKAVIISPFWGWKEIPFIFWKPSVNLAATLPNMFLWWDKNEKMAFKGPQSTYCRFSTRGLGQIMRLGWCVLKQAKGSAPGTRSIVVITNALDEAVNQANIKAVVRQWQKHSNVNLTLFTFDKSYGVYHDLIDPEQPYQKTEKVYPRLISLIVAP